The proteins below are encoded in one region of Pontibacter deserti:
- a CDS encoding DMT family protein: MKTIVLLLISNIFMTFAWYGHLKYKDVSLWKVILISWLIAFFEYCFQVPANRIGHGQFSAFQLKTIQEVITLVVFIGFSVLYLREEVKWNYIVGFILILAAVFFVFKKW; the protein is encoded by the coding sequence ATGAAAACTATAGTTTTGCTTTTGATCTCCAACATCTTTATGACTTTTGCCTGGTATGGCCACCTCAAGTATAAAGACGTATCGTTGTGGAAAGTTATACTTATCAGCTGGTTGATAGCCTTTTTTGAGTACTGTTTCCAGGTGCCGGCCAACCGCATCGGCCATGGGCAATTCTCTGCTTTTCAGCTCAAGACCATACAGGAAGTAATAACCTTGGTAGTATTTATCGGCTTTTCAGTTCTTTACCTGCGTGAAGAAGTAAAATGGAATTACATAGTTGGGTTTATACTTATACTTGCCGCCGTTTTCTTTGTATTCAAAAAGTGGTGA
- a CDS encoding SCO family protein, producing the protein MNQRNKYSLKQIMLAAAFILSAALTYSCQSNPSENTLPILGEREAVTSEVDGKTVTDTVYHQIPEFAFVNQDSQLVTQETVAGKVYVTDFFFTTCPSICPKMKNQMLRVYEKYKDNPNVVLLSHTIDPKHDTVAVLKEYAERLNVATNKWHFLTGDRDSIYDIAMKYFVGAQEDKDVEGGFSHSGHFMLIDQNRHIRGKYEGTEQEDVDRLLQDIDVLLKEQQHEKK; encoded by the coding sequence ATGAACCAAAGAAATAAGTATAGCCTGAAGCAAATCATGCTTGCTGCAGCTTTTATACTTTCAGCTGCCCTAACCTATAGTTGCCAGAGCAACCCATCTGAGAATACCTTACCTATACTTGGAGAGCGCGAAGCTGTAACCAGCGAAGTAGATGGCAAAACCGTTACAGATACCGTTTACCACCAGATCCCTGAATTTGCCTTTGTAAACCAGGATAGCCAGCTTGTTACCCAGGAGACTGTAGCAGGAAAAGTTTATGTTACCGATTTCTTTTTCACGACCTGCCCTAGTATCTGCCCTAAAATGAAAAACCAGATGCTGCGCGTGTACGAGAAGTATAAAGACAATCCGAACGTGGTACTACTCTCCCACACTATCGACCCGAAACATGATACTGTAGCTGTTTTAAAAGAGTATGCTGAGCGCCTGAATGTAGCAACAAACAAATGGCACTTTTTAACCGGCGACCGCGACAGCATCTATGACATTGCTATGAAGTACTTTGTTGGTGCCCAGGAAGACAAAGATGTAGAAGGTGGCTTTTCGCACAGCGGGCATTTTATGCTGATCGACCAGAACCGCCACATTCGTGGTAAATACGAAGGCACAGAGCAGGAAGACGTGGACCGTTTGCTACAGGATATAGATGTATTGCTGAAAGAGCAACAGCATGAGAAAAAATAG
- a CDS encoding site-specific integrase, giving the protein MLDTRRALKDGTYPVKLRITYLRQRKYFGTIYSLSEDEFSKTKGEKPKGEYKKLQIAFQAIEQKAIKVIEKLSPFSFALFEKKFLDKAYRDEVFSTYEQHIKILRDEGQAGNASNYESAYYSLIAYTLKQPLTNRKGVTTKEREKRRESLLKNKRPLPFSAVTVDFLKGYEKWMLGRGKTLTTVSMYLRTLKTLFNDVISSGDLDKDLYPFGKRKYQTPASKNVKKALPLADIEKIFHYKTNHNSEEKARDFWIFSYLCNGINMKDIARLKYRQLSTDNITFVRAKTERTSRHDLKTIVAIRTPEVDQIINRWGNKPALDNSYVFPILTEGLSPDMELAKVRQATKTLNKYIKRIASSVGIDKNVTSYTARHSFSTVLKRAGAPIEFISESLGHSNLRTTESYLDSFENDVKKQYTAKLTAFTSNKESE; this is encoded by the coding sequence ATGCTCGATACTAGACGGGCGCTAAAAGATGGCACATACCCGGTCAAACTAAGAATTACATACCTAAGACAAAGGAAATACTTTGGCACTATCTATTCATTAAGCGAAGATGAGTTTTCTAAAACAAAAGGTGAGAAACCTAAAGGGGAATACAAGAAGCTTCAAATCGCATTCCAAGCTATTGAGCAGAAAGCCATAAAAGTAATCGAAAAACTTTCACCATTCTCATTTGCTTTATTTGAAAAAAAATTCTTGGATAAAGCCTACAGGGACGAAGTCTTTTCTACTTATGAACAACATATTAAAATATTACGGGATGAGGGGCAAGCGGGAAATGCTAGTAATTATGAGAGCGCCTATTACTCTCTAATAGCATATACCCTAAAACAACCTTTAACAAACCGCAAAGGGGTTACTACTAAAGAAAGGGAGAAAAGAAGAGAATCACTTTTGAAAAACAAAAGACCCCTACCCTTCTCTGCTGTAACTGTAGATTTTTTGAAAGGATATGAAAAATGGATGCTTGGGCGGGGCAAGACATTAACAACTGTAAGCATGTATCTACGAACGTTGAAAACATTATTTAATGATGTAATTTCATCTGGAGACCTAGATAAAGACTTGTACCCATTTGGCAAAAGGAAATATCAAACGCCAGCAAGTAAAAATGTAAAGAAGGCACTTCCCCTAGCTGATATTGAAAAGATATTCCATTACAAAACCAATCACAATAGTGAGGAGAAAGCACGAGACTTTTGGATATTCTCATATTTATGCAATGGCATAAACATGAAAGACATTGCAAGACTCAAGTATAGACAGCTTTCTACAGATAACATAACATTTGTAAGAGCTAAAACTGAGCGCACTTCAAGACATGATTTAAAGACTATTGTTGCAATACGCACTCCTGAAGTCGATCAGATTATTAATCGTTGGGGTAATAAGCCAGCTTTGGATAATAGCTATGTCTTTCCCATACTCACGGAAGGTTTATCTCCTGATATGGAGCTTGCTAAGGTAAGACAAGCAACTAAAACACTTAATAAATATATAAAGCGAATTGCTAGTTCAGTAGGCATTGATAAAAATGTTACTTCTTATACAGCGAGGCATTCATTCTCAACAGTACTAAAGCGTGCAGGCGCTCCCATCGAGTTTATTTCCGAATCACTGGGACACAGCAATTTAAGAACCACTGAATCTTATCTAGATAGCTTTGAGAATGATGTTAAAAAACAATATACAGCTAAGCTAACTGCCTTTACCAGTAATAAAGAATCCGAATAG
- a CDS encoding KilA-N domain-containing protein — translation MNELLVLTINSVDVQLDKDDKISITDLWKASGSKREQAPNFWINQDSTQQLIETVCGILNATQNCIIKTKRGKGGGTYAHKQIALAYAKYLSPELHYAVNQVFFERIEEEQNPELVLDRAYNSYKKKGWSDEHIKARFDGKFARQVFTDTLKAHGVHKYGYALCTKAITIPIAGGSSKDVLEKLGLPKSANFRDHMSPQELILFQLAETVTSGNIKVKGLQGNSACAKECSLVAKTLAEAVNKITANSFRV, via the coding sequence ATGAATGAATTATTAGTTCTTACAATCAATTCTGTTGATGTTCAATTAGATAAAGATGATAAAATCTCAATAACAGATTTGTGGAAAGCCTCCGGTAGTAAAAGAGAACAAGCTCCTAACTTCTGGATCAATCAAGATTCTACACAACAATTGATCGAAACGGTTTGTGGAATCCTAAATGCAACTCAGAATTGCATTATAAAAACCAAGAGAGGCAAAGGCGGCGGTACTTACGCACATAAGCAGATAGCATTAGCCTATGCCAAGTATCTTTCTCCCGAATTGCACTACGCTGTTAACCAAGTATTCTTTGAGCGAATCGAAGAAGAGCAAAACCCTGAGTTAGTATTAGACAGGGCATACAACAGCTATAAAAAGAAGGGTTGGAGTGATGAACATATTAAAGCAAGGTTTGACGGGAAGTTTGCAAGGCAGGTTTTTACGGATACCTTAAAGGCGCATGGGGTACACAAGTATGGGTATGCGCTGTGTACAAAAGCCATAACTATTCCTATTGCAGGTGGCAGCAGTAAAGACGTATTGGAAAAATTAGGGTTACCTAAATCTGCCAATTTCAGAGACCACATGAGCCCCCAAGAGCTTATTCTTTTCCAGCTTGCAGAGACTGTTACTTCAGGTAATATCAAAGTCAAAGGGCTACAAGGTAACAGTGCCTGTGCTAAAGAATGTTCTCTGGTTGCTAAAACCTTAGCTGAAGCAGTCAACAAAATAACAGCTAATTCTTTTAGAGTTTAA
- a CDS encoding helix-turn-helix domain-containing protein translates to MEQFTFDQLLTRAVNQAVSPLSLKLDILLQQLSQSSFTSIQTEDKLLNVKEAAEFLSLAVPTLYSFTQRRLIPFSKRGKRLYFSKLELIDWVNSGRKQTQIEIAKEAVSAIKTGRRVR, encoded by the coding sequence ATGGAGCAATTTACATTCGATCAACTACTAACACGGGCTGTAAATCAAGCCGTATCTCCCCTTTCCCTTAAGCTAGATATACTCTTACAACAACTATCCCAATCTAGCTTTACTTCAATACAAACAGAAGATAAGTTACTTAATGTTAAAGAAGCTGCTGAGTTCTTAAGCTTAGCAGTTCCAACATTGTACAGTTTTACGCAGCGACGCTTAATCCCTTTCAGCAAAAGGGGGAAACGCCTCTACTTTTCGAAGCTTGAATTAATAGACTGGGTGAACTCTGGGCGCAAACAAACTCAAATCGAAATTGCCAAAGAAGCAGTTTCGGCTATCAAAACAGGGAGGAGGGTAAGGTAA
- a CDS encoding c-type cytochrome: protein MRKNRFAAGVLGALALTTLTQCFTDKQNQGQKLYVQHCQSCHMEDGSGLRGLIPPIAKADYLQTHRDELACLIRNGASGPMVVNGIEYNKEMPGVLTLREDEITNLLNYIQTNFGNKNERYTFPEVEEMLEACPAEKK, encoded by the coding sequence ATGAGAAAAAATAGATTTGCAGCAGGTGTATTAGGTGCTTTAGCACTTACTACGCTTACACAATGCTTTACTGATAAACAGAACCAGGGCCAGAAACTATACGTGCAGCATTGCCAGAGCTGCCACATGGAAGACGGTTCCGGCTTACGCGGCCTCATTCCGCCCATAGCCAAAGCTGATTACCTGCAAACGCACCGCGACGAGTTAGCCTGCCTGATCCGAAATGGTGCATCTGGCCCGATGGTAGTAAATGGCATAGAGTATAACAAAGAGATGCCCGGTGTACTTACCCTGCGCGAAGACGAAATAACCAACCTGCTTAATTACATCCAGACTAACTTCGGTAATAAAAACGAGCGCTATACTTTCCCGGAAGTAGAAGAAATGCTGGAAGCTTGTCCGGCTGAGAAGAAGTAG
- a CDS encoding M23 family metallopeptidase: MRTILCNWKKIFPLLLLLIFTSCVKDSEENGPIIDEDPSLDMIKEEYVKRSYDSKLHEKVNDSTTFYWQPIWQTSTTKVKDKYTYTYIQLKPILKKNESDTQKRDIEFIGVKKFLIVKKSATDLTFMMASYNFEEPITTTNNSSSLTSGFKNFTGHLIIKDLSNNNLGVIDYENGIRKTTEQATQGSASVNDWQCVPRYTCYWSMTCGTTTYGASTTSIDGYCEEPRTVANSTTCSWDQSWYYTGRYYEGDDCVWVEEPPLPGDGSGGCGTCTPPEYGETPMPCPGDFVKDPKITPSNGWNIKGGRRGYTRSEGKKYHDGLDISVVPGTPLGSMYGGTVVDIVSSFPTGPAGYKKDSYGNYITIRTTLPSGEVIDIKYNHLDRVDLNVGDVVYPGTVIGLSGQTGNAWAKGVVPHVHVQVFNAVNPTPLYKRSNGLDPEVYSATKYDSSGTPINTPC; encoded by the coding sequence ATGAGAACAATCTTATGTAACTGGAAGAAGATATTCCCCCTTCTCCTACTCTTAATTTTTACTTCTTGTGTCAAAGATTCCGAAGAAAATGGACCTATTATTGATGAGGATCCCAGTCTTGATATGATTAAAGAAGAATATGTAAAAAGGTCTTATGATTCCAAGCTCCATGAAAAAGTCAATGACTCTACTACCTTTTACTGGCAACCAATCTGGCAAACATCCACAACTAAGGTTAAGGATAAGTATACATATACCTATATACAATTAAAGCCAATATTGAAGAAAAATGAAAGTGATACCCAAAAAAGAGACATCGAGTTCATAGGTGTTAAAAAGTTTCTTATTGTTAAGAAGTCTGCAACAGATTTAACATTTATGATGGCATCTTATAATTTTGAAGAGCCTATAACTACAACTAACAATTCTAGTTCCTTGACTTCGGGCTTTAAAAATTTTACAGGTCACCTTATTATAAAAGATTTATCCAATAATAATTTGGGGGTCATTGATTATGAAAATGGAATAAGAAAAACAACAGAACAGGCAACACAAGGTTCAGCTTCAGTGAATGATTGGCAATGTGTACCTCGTTATACCTGTTATTGGTCTATGACTTGTGGCACAACTACTTATGGTGCAAGTACTACTAGTATAGATGGATATTGTGAGGAGCCTAGAACTGTTGCAAATAGCACAACGTGTAGCTGGGATCAGAGTTGGTATTACACTGGCCGCTATTATGAAGGTGATGACTGTGTTTGGGTAGAAGAGCCACCCTTACCTGGTGATGGTAGTGGAGGGTGTGGCACGTGTACTCCTCCTGAGTATGGGGAGACTCCAATGCCATGTCCTGGGGACTTCGTTAAAGACCCAAAGATTACTCCATCAAATGGATGGAATATTAAAGGGGGCAGAAGAGGTTATACTAGATCAGAAGGCAAAAAGTACCATGATGGCTTAGATATTTCAGTTGTCCCAGGTACCCCACTTGGCTCAATGTATGGAGGTACAGTAGTAGATATTGTATCAAGCTTTCCAACTGGTCCTGCTGGTTATAAGAAGGATTCATATGGGAATTATATAACTATTAGAACAACTTTGCCAAGTGGTGAGGTTATAGATATTAAATATAATCATTTAGATCGTGTTGATCTAAACGTAGGCGATGTTGTATATCCAGGCACGGTTATAGGGCTTTCGGGGCAAACAGGGAACGCTTGGGCAAAGGGGGTTGTACCGCATGTTCATGTGCAGGTCTTTAATGCAGTAAATCCTACCCCACTTTACAAAAGATCTAATGGTTTAGATCCTGAAGTCTATAGTGCTACAAAATATGATAGCTCAGGTACTCCAATAAATACACCTTGTTAA
- a CDS encoding DUF2267 domain-containing protein: MAMNFENYVKDANTWSNELCTYLGIDDVNKANRIFRAVLHAIRDRIQPGEAIHLAAQLPIIWKGIYFDGYNMHEPVRIRHEKEWLDFIRSKDTFAEIADFPTLEHAHYAFQDVMSFLKDHLSEGQYQQIEHALHSEIMVAA, translated from the coding sequence ATGGCAATGAATTTTGAGAATTATGTGAAAGACGCCAACACCTGGAGCAACGAGCTCTGCACTTATTTAGGAATTGACGATGTTAACAAAGCGAACCGGATTTTCAGGGCTGTACTGCACGCCATCCGCGACAGGATTCAGCCTGGCGAAGCAATTCATCTGGCAGCCCAATTACCTATCATCTGGAAAGGTATATACTTTGATGGCTACAACATGCATGAACCGGTGCGCATACGCCACGAGAAAGAATGGCTGGACTTTATCCGGTCTAAAGACACGTTTGCAGAAATAGCTGACTTCCCTACCCTGGAGCATGCACATTATGCTTTCCAGGATGTGATGAGCTTCCTGAAAGATCATCTTTCTGAAGGCCAATACCAACAGATAGAACATGCGTTACATTCTGAGATTATGGTAGCAGCCTGA